AGAGGCTCGCCGGTGCGGGCGTCAAAAGCTTTTAAGAAACCGTCATTTGACCCGAGGAAGAATTTGCCATCACCGTATACTGGAAAACCAATGTCTACGTTCAGTTTGTCAGTTATGTTCCATGCAAGCGTGGGGGGTTGCGAAGGATCAGAGAGACGCCAAGCCGAGCCACCAAATCTACCAGGCATGAACATTTTGAGTTCAGGAACGTAGCCTACGCCGTATGAGAAAGTCTGGAGGTTGCTTCCTATTTCTGACGGCCCAACCCAGACCGTTGAACCATCCGAAATCCGTACACAAGCTGCTCCTATCATCATGTATGTCGAATCAATTTTTGTCATGCTTCCAGACCGATTGACTTTCCAGACTATCGCTCCTGTGGCTCCATTTAGAGCATAAGTCCAACTTCCATTGCCAACAAAGACCATTCCGTTGAAAGCTACAGGATAGCCTGTTGCCCCAGGAACTCTTGCTGTCCACTTTAGATTCGGCATGGCAGGGCCTGGTCCAGGGTTATATAGAGTGCGTTGCGGATCATGATGAGCACTAGGCCATTCATATTGAAGCATGTCACTGGATATTTGTCCGCTGGCTGTGGTGGTTGTCTGGTTTTCAAATATGAGAAAAGCGGAGGATGCTGCAACTATCATTAAGGCGAAAGCTACGGCGATAAGTTTGCTTCTTCTGTTTCTAGTTGTCATCTGTTTTGTTTTGCAGCCATTTGCGAATTGTCTAATCAAGGAAAACAAGATAGCATCTATTTTACATTCTGTCAATTGTTTTTTTCTCCTAACAATTTTTAACTTCTCCTTTTAACAAAGGCTTTATTAAATTGGAGTGAATGTTACTATACAGTAACTATTCCTATCAGCCAATGTTATTCAGACCAGATGGTAAATGATGCCAACCGAGCGAGAAGTTGAAATATTGAGTGACTTCGGACTCACTAATTCTCAAGTCAAAGTATACATGGCTGCACTCAGACTTGGAGTATCAACTGTTTCTGCAATCACCAAATCCGCACATATGCGAAAAGAAGATGTCTACAGAAACTTGCCTCAGCTTGAGTCATTGGGACTTATTGAAAAGATCATTGGGCACCCAGTTAGGATAAAGGCAACATCACTTGAACAATCCCTTTCAATCTTGATTAGGATGAACCAAGAACAGACAAAGAAAAAGATTCAAACTCTGAAAACTAAAAAGGCACAGATAATCAAGAACTTTAGATACTCCGCGATAGACGAATCGAAAAAGTTGTATAACGAAGAAACCTTTTCACTGATATCAAATAAGGAGTTAATGCATAAAAAGGGTTGCAGTGTTATAGGCAACACTACTTGTGAACTTAAACTAGCTTACAGTAAGAAAAAGCTTTCAAGCCTGATTTTCTCTCATAGAAGTGAACTTAAAGCAATGGCTAAAAGGCAAGTAAAGATCCGCGCACTTTGCGACCTTAATGGATACAGTTCGTCCTTCAGAAAAATTGTTCGAGAGCAACTTCCAAAAATTAATTTTGAAATCCGCTATGTTAACTTTCCGGTAAACCATTACTTGGTTTCAGATAATAGGGAAGCAATGCTTTGCACAAGCATCGAAGGAAATTTAGGGGAATACCCCTGTTTATGGACGACAAACCAAAATCTAATCGGCATTCTTCTCAGAAACTTTGAAGAATTGTGGAAAGCATCAATAAACGAAGTTCAGGCAACAAAAATAGGTATTATCCTCGATAGCCAAGTTAGAGAAATAAGAGCATCAGACCATGTGATTCTGATATATGATTCAGCAAGAATGAAACAACAAATTCTTCTTAGCTTCATAGACTTGGGGCTGAAAAACAATGAAGCCGCTATTTATGTGGCAAGTGACGAAACACCCCGACAAATCAGGGAAGCAATGATGAGATACGGAATAGCTGTGGAGAACCACGAAAAAAAGGCTCGCTGGAGATACTCAATTACGACGAAGTTTACCTTACGAATG
Above is a window of Candidatus Bathyarchaeota archaeon DNA encoding:
- a CDS encoding MEDS domain-containing protein — its product is MSDFGLTNSQVKVYMAALRLGVSTVSAITKSAHMRKEDVYRNLPQLESLGLIEKIIGHPVRIKATSLEQSLSILIRMNQEQTKKKIQTLKTKKAQIIKNFRYSAIDESKKLYNEETFSLISNKELMHKKGCSVIGNTTCELKLAYSKKKLSSLIFSHRSELKAMAKRQVKIRALCDLNGYSSSFRKIVREQLPKINFEIRYVNFPVNHYLVSDNREAMLCTSIEGNLGEYPCLWTTNQNLIGILLRNFEELWKASINEVQATKIGIILDSQVREIRASDHVILIYDSARMKQQILLSFIDLGLKNNEAAIYVASDETPRQIREAMMRYGIAVENHEKKARWRYSITTKFTLRMESWILKELETFGRTNFIVQSESLMVSEL